In a single window of the Thiohalophilus sp. genome:
- a CDS encoding ferritin-like domain-containing protein — MNHPDTPRNSALVPRPSVFDEAEACLRVPDPDTKLQQTRAVSAAWQAGALGYEAGDKSVLLSEPGRPARPELVAPRDLPARSTASDVGRAALIHSICHIEFNAINLAWDAVYRFRELPKAYYTDWIKVAREEAYHFSLLRDHLRHLGHDYGDFPAHNGLWEMCLQTAHDPLVRMALVPRVLEARGLDVTPGIMRKLEQNGDDNAVDLLRIIQRDEVGHVAIGSRWFRYLCEQRELEPEATFRELFNQYMPGGGRGPLDRASRLEAGFSEAELDYIEGAG; from the coding sequence ATGAACCACCCGGATACGCCTCGTAACTCGGCCCTCGTCCCTCGGCCCTCTGTTTTTGATGAAGCCGAGGCCTGTCTGCGTGTCCCGGATCCCGATACTAAACTGCAGCAGACACGGGCGGTATCGGCGGCCTGGCAGGCGGGGGCGTTAGGTTACGAAGCCGGTGACAAGAGTGTATTGCTCTCGGAGCCGGGGCGTCCGGCGCGACCCGAGCTGGTGGCGCCACGGGATCTGCCGGCCCGTAGTACGGCCAGTGACGTTGGCCGGGCGGCGCTGATCCATTCCATTTGCCATATCGAATTCAATGCCATTAACCTGGCCTGGGATGCGGTGTACCGGTTTCGTGAATTACCGAAGGCCTATTACACTGACTGGATCAAGGTCGCGCGCGAGGAGGCGTACCATTTCAGCCTGCTGCGCGATCATCTGCGTCATCTGGGTCACGATTACGGCGATTTTCCGGCGCACAACGGGTTGTGGGAAATGTGTCTGCAGACCGCCCATGATCCGCTGGTGCGCATGGCACTGGTGCCGCGGGTGCTGGAAGCGCGTGGCCTGGATGTGACGCCGGGTATCATGCGCAAGCTGGAGCAAAACGGCGATGATAACGCCGTGGATCTGTTACGCATTATCCAGCGCGACGAGGTAGGACACGTGGCCATCGGCTCACGCTGGTTTCGTTATTTGTGTGAACAGCGAGAACTTGAACCGGAAGCCACATTCCGGGAATTATTCAATCAATACATGCCGGGTGGTGGCCGGGGGCCACTGGACAGGGCTTCGCGCCTTGAGGCCGGCTTTTCCGAAGCAGAACTCGATTACATCGAAGGGGCAGGATGA